Within Rhododendron vialii isolate Sample 1 chromosome 12a, ASM3025357v1, the genomic segment AACTCatgataataaaagagaccttgatggattaggtgtcttttaataattatctctaaggccctcttctcttctctataaaaggtagaatactcaccccttattcatacggtttttccatcaattaaagtactggggtattctagaaaagtagagacagagagaagaaggtgagccaagaattaaggtgtttctaattaaggggtttgttctctctaatcACGATGGCCAACAAAGGTACGCTATTTATTATTCTTaagatgtgttgaattcaagatcctgttatatctgttttccgcaTAATGGTTTTAATACAGATACAGATTTACAGTTGGAATCAGAGCATGGTTTTCTGAATCGATACATCTTGGAATTTAATTATGTGAAACATACTGGCTTGTTAGATTTCTCGACCAACGAACGACGTGAATCGTTGGATCCAATATTCATGTTACTAGTATACAGTCACGTCTTTCTTTTGGCTACTGTTTCATATTAATTAGTTTATAATATGACAAAGAAGGTTTTTGTTTCTATGATTGGCATTAAAATTATATTATGAAATTCGCCAATAAGATTTGATATTATCTGTGGCTTCAATGGATCTTTACTGCCGTAGATGTGTATGGTGATTGGGTAACTTGTTTGATTGGTAAACTGATCGAAATCAATATGATTAAGGTAATGATTTTGTATTACTCCTAAGTTTGTCttcttatataaaatatataataaGATTAAGTTTATGAAGCTTGACATATTACGCACTGTTGTCATTGCCGTCATTGATTCAACGGGCTAATCCGTTTTACTTGTTACTGGATTAGCTACTGTAGAGACTAAGGAGATCCATGATTTCTAAAATTGGACATGAATATTGGGTTTTCTATTATTTATCGTTGAACCCAGAAAGTTTTGGATGTGCCGTGATTGATTTTACACCTTTGTAACTAATAGTTCCACTCATGTTGTTGCTACTATTCGCATGTGGTGATTGGGCAAATCATTTTATGGTTAATTGATTGACTCTCTCGATTTTATTGAATTATTGCTTTTCTAATCATAATTAATGGGCTGGAAAACATATACATGTTTTTGGTAATGTATGTATGAATATTGTTTTCGTTATGGTCATGGTcagtaaaataaataaaaaaacaatcatAACTACATGCTTGCAAATTAATCTGTTTTTTTGTCAGATTATGTTTTCTGCaattatgtatgattttttttttaaagcattAAATTGGGAAAGTTTTCTATTATTGTGTTGCCGTATATGTGAGAGTTATGGTTAGATTGAATGTCATGAACGGATTATCAATCACATAAAAGAATACTTagttgtatattttatttttcggtagTAGTGATTGAATAACAGAATGACATCCGCATAACTCGAATAAAAGAATAGAGTATATCATTGGATAGTTTAATATTCATAGGAATTACTAATttggtagtcaccaaagtgGCCTAGGTTAGCGAAACTTATAATTATTAAACTACATCAAAGTTTTGTTAAAAGGGTAACAATTAAGTCAATGATATTCTCGATTGCAGTCATAATTATAAGAATGGGACTAGGCCCAAAGGAGAGTCACATTTAAATAATTATGAACTGGGTAGGGTGAGTAATTTATGCAACTTAGCGGGTTAGGATTGGATATCCAAAGATAACATGACTAACTTGATGAGCtgtataaattatttagacctACTTAGGTGATTATGTTGCACCTAATTAATGAGTTAACAATAGGTATGCTTAGGTTTCGCCCAAAGGAGGACCTAGGTGATGTCAATAGTTCATCATTATAAATGTTTACAATTCTCAAAGTTTCTTATTAAGTATTGTCCTATTTTATTTCAGTTACAGTTCCTGTTTCACTGCACTCTCATGTATCCAATGTTCCAACCCTCACTGGACCAAATTTTTCGGAATGGTCTGAGCATATTCAGTTCACACTGGGTGTATTGGACCTTGATATGGCTTTACTTATTGAAAAACCTGTGGAAATTACTGATGAAAGTTCCGAGGATCAAGtgttcaatttcaattcatGGGAAAGGTCGAACAAGCTCAGTTTAATGTTCATGAAGATGACCATTGCGAATAACATCAAAACCTCCCTACCACAGAATACTAATGCACTAGAATACTTAAAGGCTGTGGAAGACCGCTTTAAATCTGCTGAAAAGTCACTCGCTGGCACAATTATGGCTGAATTAACCACCATGAAATGTGATGGTAGTCGTGGAGTTCAAGAGCACATCTTGAACATGTCTGACAAAGCTGCAAAGCTTGCAACCTTGGGAATGAAAGTGGATGAGTCCTTCCTTGTTCAGTTTATACTCAACTCACTTCCAGCACAGTTTGGCCCATTCAAAATTCACTATAACACCAATAAAGACAAGTGGAGTTTGAATGAGCTAACTAACATGTGTGTTCAGGAGGAAGTGAGATTGAGAGGGGAAGGGCGTCACACTGCATTGGCAGTGACTCAAGTTGCTATGAAGAAAAAGGGTAAAGCAAAGAAGTATCCACCAAAGAAAGCCAATGGACCTGGGGAAAGTAGCCAGGCTCATGGAAATAAATGTTTCATAGTCAAGTGTCACTTTTGTGGCAAGAAGGGACATGTGAAGAAGGACTGTAACAAGCGAAGGCTTGGTTCGAAAAGAAgggtaataatttttcttttgtatgttaCGAATCAAATCTTGCTGAAGTTCCTTCTAATACTTGGTGGATTGATTCTGGTGCTACGACTCACATTACGAATTCCTTGCATGGATACCTTTCAACCCGAAAACCGAAGAAAAGTGAGAGATTTGTCTTTATGGGGAACCGTCTCAAGGCTGAAGTGGTAGCTGTTGGTACCTATCGCTTGGTTTTAGAGACGGGTCATCAGATAGATCTTGAAGACACTTtttatgttccctctatttttaggaatttggtttctttatcTAGATTAGATTGTTCTGGATATTCAGTTTCATTTGGTTGTCGAAAACTCAAATTGATGTTTAATTCAATAATGGTTGGTTCTGGTGATTTATATGATGGTTTATATAAAATTGCCTTGAATCATGAGTTTGCACAATCATTAGTGACCCTGTATTCGGATGTTGGTTTAAAACGTGGTCGAATTGATGAAAAATCTTTTACCATGTGGCATAGACGATTGGGGCATATCTCCAAGGACAGAATTGATAGATTGGTGAAGAATGGGATTTTAGAAGACCTAAACTtcactgattttgaaatttgtgtgaATTGCATTAAaggaaagcaaaccaaacacacaaagaaaggTGCCACTAGAAGCAATGCACTTCTTGAGATAATCCATACTGATATTTGCGAAAGTCTTATTCCATGTTTTACTGGACAAAAATACTTTATCACCTTTATAGATGACTTCTCACGTTATGGTTACGTATATCTAATTCATGAAAAGTCTCAAGCCGTTGACATCCTTGAGGCGTACATTACTGAGGTCGAGAGACAATTAGATAGAAAGGTCAAAATAGTGAGGTCAGATAGAGGTGGTGAGTTTTatggaaaatatgatgagtcaggccaaaatcctggcccatTTGCCAAACTATTAGAAAAGCGAGGCATTCATGCTCAATACACAATGCCTGGTACGCCACAGCAGAACGGTGTTGCTGAGAGGCGTAATCGTACACTTATGGATATGGTTAGAAGTATGATGAGTTCTTCAAATGTACCTGTTTCCTTGTGGAGAGAAGCATTAAAGACCGCTATGTATCTCTTAAATATGGTTCCTAGTAAGGTAGTTCCAACTACTCCTTTTGAGTTGTGGACTGGTAGGAAACCCAGTTTAAAACATTTACATATTTGGGGTTGTCCAACGGAAGCTAGAATATATAATCCACAAGAGAAAAAGTTAGATTCTCGAACAatttctggatattttattgGTAATCCAGAAAAGTCTAAAAGGTACAAATTTTACTGTCCTAACCATAGTACGAGAATAGTTGAAACCAGAAATGCGAAATTCCTAGAGAATGGCGAAAATAGTGGGagtgagaaatcaagaaaggttAATTTCGATGAAGAAAGAGTTGATATCCCAACAATTCTTCCTCGTCGAGAAGTTGTTATTCCTCAACCAGTTGAGGAGAATGAACAACATGTAGGTAATGATTCTCCACTTCATGAGAATACTGCCATTGAAAGTATTGTAGAACCACCAAAACAGGCAGTTCTGAGAAGATCTCAGAGGGAAAGAAAGTCTGTCATTTCAGATGATTATGTGGTATATCTACAAGAATCGAATTTCGACATTGGGATTAAGAAAGACCCGGTTTCGTTTTCACAAGCCATGAATAGTGATGATTCTAATAAATGGTTTGACGCTATGAATGATGGGTTGAAATCAATGGACCAGAATAAAGTTTGGGATCTCGTTGAATTGCCTACTAACTGTAAGAAAGTCGGCTGTAAGTGGGTCTTTAAGACTAAGCACGATGCAAAAGGCAATATCGAACGATTTAAGGCCAGACTTGTGGCCAAGGATTTCACTCAGAAAGAAGGCGTTGACTATAAGGAGACCTTCTCTCCTGTGTCAAAGAAGGACTCACTTAGAATCATCTTGGCCCTAGTAGCTCATTATGACTTGGAGCTGCatcagatggatgtgaaaactgCTTTTCTGAATGGTAGTTTGGATGAAGATATTTACATGGAGCAACCTGAAGGATTCGCAATAAAAGGGAAAGAGCATTTGGCATGCAAATTAAAGAGATCCATATATGGTCTTAAACAAGCTTCTAAGCAATGGTACTTAAGGTTTAATGATACCATTACCTCCTTCGGTTTCAAAGAAAATGTTGTTGATCAGTGTATATATCTGAAGGTTAGTGGGAGTAAGTTTATCATTCTGGTgctatatgtggatgatattttgttagccagtaatgaccttggtttagTACATGAAACTAAGGGATATCTCTCGAAGAACTTTAAAATGGTTGATATGGGTGATGCAGCTTATGTTATTGGCATAGAGATCTTTAGAGATCGATCTCGAGGACTGCTAGGACTATCTCAGAAGGGATATATTAACCTAGTTCTAGAGAGATTCAATATGCAGCTTTGCTCAGTAAGTGATGTGCCCATTGTCTAGGGTGACAAATTTAATGAATGCCAGTGCCCAAAGAATGACTtagaaagaaagcaaatggaTGAAATTCATATGCATCAgcattagggagtttgatgtaTGCCCATACTTGCACTAGACCGGATATTAGTTTTGCAGTAGGGATGCTGGGCAGATATCAAAGTAATCCAGGAATGGAACATTGGAAAGCAATGAAGAAGGTTATGAGGTATCTCCAAGGAACTAAGGACTATATGCTTACTTATAGCAAATCGGATCATTTGGATGTGATCGGATACTCGGACTCTGATTTTGCTGGCTGTCACGATTGCAGAAAGTCTACATCAGGTTATGTCTTTCTGGTAGCTGGTGGGGCAGTGTCATCGAAGAGTGTGAAGCAATCCATTATTGCTTCATCTACAATGGAGGCCGAGTTTGTGGCGTGCTTTGAAGCCACAGGTCATGCGTTATGGTTGCGGAACttcatttcttgttttggtGTTGTCGACTCAATTGCCAGACCGATGAAGATTTATTGTGATAATTCCGCTGCAGTTTTCTTCTCTAAGGATGGAAAGTACTCTAGTGGTTCGAAACACATGGAAGTAAAGTACTTGGTTGTTAGAGAATGAGTCCAGAAACAAAGTGTCTATTGAAAACATAAGCACCACTCTTATGATTGTTGATCCGTTGACAAAGGGATTGCCTCCAAAGACATACAAAGAACATGTTATTAGGATAGGTCTTTTGAGCAATACTTGATATTAGTAGTTGAGTGCTTATTGTTATTGACACTATTTAGcgcaaataaaaaattttgtttctaattttCCTGTTTCTAATTATGCGTGcacattttattttggattatgtTCAACAGGAAATGTCttgacaagaaaaattacagGGGCTTTAGGCATTACAGcctaaataatgatatttttcctATTATGGACTTGATTAGTGAAGGTTATCAATGGTGTGGTGCATAGAAGGGAATGTGGCATGGTGCTATACAACCGCTATGACTCACATTGGTGGTCTGAATTAATCACAGTATTAAGGTTTCTAATTGATTTGAACCTATTGGCTATTTTTAAATCCGTGATCACGTGTCAAAGTTTTTTTGTGTGGAGCCCACTCGagtcattttaaacaaaatgcatattttgaagAAGTACACTTTGCATCACAATCGGCTTGATAggccaagtgggagaatgttagtttttttcccattagtgtggcccactaaccttcacgttttgtgcatgtgggactCTAATATCAGtaagccaatgaagtgatatggttcattacgataactaattagaattataGATTAAGAAAAACTCatgataataaaagagaccttgatggactatgtgtcttttaataattatctctaaggtcttcttctcttctctataaaaggtagaatactcaccccttattcatacggtttttccatcaattaaagtactggggtattctagaaaagtaaagacagagagaagaaggtgagccaaaaattaaggtgtttctaattaagaggtttgttctctctaatcacgatggccaacaaaggtacgctatttattgtttttgaaatgtgttgaattcaagatccagttatatctgttttccgcaTAATAATTTTAATACAGATACAGATTTACACAAacctcttccaaaaaaaaactccaatgatcccaaaaacttaaaaataaaatcaacaatAAGGCGCCAAAACCGGCTGACACATCCCTTGCTATTCGATCTCTTTAAACTAGTGTCCAGAAAGTTAATGAGAAAATACAAAGAGACatcaaataaaattatttggCTAACAAGAGGCGTCAAATTAACAGAGTTTTTACTGTATATTCAAATAAGCAACTTTCCATTGGTTTTCCAACTTGAAGCTGAAAATTGTAGAAAAACAAGGCTATGCCCAAATAAGCAGTTCAAGCAAAATGCCAAAAAGCAGGCATTAGTAAATAAGCAGAGTTCCATCGCAAGATTGTACCTTCAAAATTGCGAATTACATTCGACAACCCATATATTAGTATCAAAATGTCAAAACAGTACATAAATAGGTTTTGTAAGTACAGAAAAACACAAGTATCTGCATTTAGAAGAGAAGGTTACGATCCATGGCAGAAGTGCCCCGTCCCCCAAACACCCTCTCCCCAAACACCAACTTAATGGTGCAAGACATCATCAGTTGAtcacttcaaaatttcaatcaaaTGAGTTCTCTACTTCTTGACAGACAAACCAGAAGCCACAACAAAACAGACAAGTTGATGCAGGAAATGTAAATTGTATGGTAGAGGGGCCTCCTCAAATTGCAGAAATATATCTCCATTGCTCAGAAACTCCTATATATTCAGGAAAAAGAGTCCAAAACTTCGAAGCCCTGCTTGGGCTTCTTTTTAAAATTGCTTCAGTACTTTGAATAACCCCAAAATGTGTACTCATTTAGCTTTGTCAAGCAGCCCTCTACTTTATAGGCGACTTAATTTCCACAGAAGCACCAAAAGTAAAATTCTTCCtcttactttttctttgtttttttcttctgctTTCCGTTAACCACCCCTAACATGTTACTAACATTTGGGGTGGAATAAATTAAATGTAGCTTGGTTTGAATAGAAGTTAGTCCTGACAAAAAGGTAGCTAGCTGCTTGCTCAGTCTGAAGACGAGTCCCCATTAACAAATTCCTCCCCATTTGGCAGATTTAGTGCGCTTTCTTGATGGTTTTCCTCACTGGTAATGGCTCTAGTTTTGCTGGGTCTTGATCGGATGTTGACGCCCATAGGGAATGGCACCTGCATATAGGGAACTCCAGTCTAAGATCTCTTTATCATTTTACTGTCCTATTGGTATTGTAATTGCTATTAGGTGTCTCCAGACTCTCCAGATTCACAGAGATGAATATCTTGTggaatgaaaggaaaaaaatggaaacttaaaagagagagagcagtTTACAAATTTCTTTGGTTTATAACGAGGACACTAACGGGAAAGCCCGCCACCAACTTCACATGCTTTGCCGAAATTCTCATAGATATGGCAAAAGCTCTAGATGACATAACAGTTGTAACTTGTGCATGTTTAAGTAACGGTTATATACCTGATCACCTGCATTGGGACCATCAGTGTTGAAGAGGATTGGCCGACATCGCTTATCCTCATTCATCAAGCTTGAGTTCTGAAAATGAGCAATGAGAGCAGCTTTTCCCTGTATGCGAGCATAAGCAAGTGTTGCAACCTTTTCGCTGTTAAACTTTTCCCATTTCTTTCCATTAAATGCCTGTGAATAATAAGTTGGCTTATCTGTTAGCAAGATTGCTCATTAAATTGCAAATCAAAATATCTATCCAGGGACCTGTCACAATAgcaggaaataaaaaaaaatgggcggGCGcgcaagggggggggggggggggggggggggggggggggggagtggTTGGGGGGTTGGATGGGTAATGGCATCTTTCACCATTCAGAAACAAACCTGATAGAATGGAATTATCATGGAAGGATCAGTCATGTTGATGAATGCATAACCCACATTGCATTTGTTCTGCAGCAAAAGGGGAAAGGCAAATTAATATTTCCAAATAAAAGGTTcttatgggggggggggggggggggggggggtgtggttGGTGGGGTGTTTAGTACTTGCCTTAAAATCGATAGGAAGATAAATAAAATCATAAGTTCCTCTATGGCATTCATCAATTGCAGCTAAAAGCATCTTTGAAGTATACCTAAGATTGAAACCTCATCAGATGAGAAAAACATTTGGAACACTCtaggaaacaaaataaatagataGTTAGGTACTACATACTTGTTAGGAATGTTCTTTATCATAAGTGTTGTCCGGTTGTCTTCTCCTCGCATTATGCGGTCAACGTCAAGTTCAAACTGTTTCTTGTTGTCACCTTGGTTGGAACTGGCTTCACTTCTACGACTCCTAGCCCGTTCATTAGGAGAATCAAAGGAACTCATCATAGGAATCATTTGACCTCGTCCAGGAAACATCATGCACCTTTGATGATGGGACTGCAATCCAACATTTTGGGAAGGTATAGGCAGGTCCATGCAGTTTCCACCAACATGAGGAAAGATATTTTGGGAGACGAATTCCAAATGATGTGGCGAATTACCAGAAATTCTCATGTTCCCAAGAGAACCTGGATGAAAGCCAGAAGCATTGGGGGATTCCCCAGCATAGGAGTGTCGTCTGTCCCAAAGAGAAGGATTTGCAGATGGTGCTGATCCCACATGGTGATTATTCATTGGTAAGATCGTATTCAGCATCTGCGATGGTGCTCTCGAAAGTTGTCCATGCAAACCAGGAGGGGGATGACCAGTGCAAACCCCGTTTACAAATGTTGGTGAGTTTGGCCACATCATGCCTTGAGGCTGAGGTGAATTATTCCACATATAATGATGTCCAGGAGAGGGACAGCTCCCATTTCcggaaaaaccaaaaactgagaAAAGGAGCAGTTATCAGTGAAATTACAGTATCCGTATACAAGGGAATCTGGATAACGGAGTTGTGACAAGAGTTACTCAACAAAACCTCTTCTTGCACTCACCAGCATCATTCAGTTCAAGTGAATGGGCATTTACGTTCGGTTTACAGAATCGTCGGTTCTCATTTCTGTTGCATGGCCTGGCACTAACATTAGCATCCATGACCGGAGAATTGCACTGAGCACCATTAGTTAAACCATCATGATACTCCAGGAAGGAATGAGGATGAAAATCAGGTGTTCCTTGAAATCCAACTTTTAGCTGCCTCTGTGAGTGGCCAGACTCGGGGAAACTGGATTGATTGCCAAGTGATTCAACTCTTACCAAAGAGGATAAACTGTTAGGAACACTAGATGAGAGTCCATGATGGAATGCATTTTCCATGAATGGACCACTAATCGGGGCTCGGATTGCAGGGTGTACCCCTGGAACAGTTCTGTTATCCATGCAAGAAGCTGTGATCCCTGCATGAGAAACTGGCCCTGTAACCAAATATTATGAGCaacacatttttttcttctgcagACTCCAAATCGTCCAATTAACGGAATATCTCATGGGCAGAAATCATACCATGAAATCCTGTTGTTGAGTTACTAGGCGAGCTACAATGGTGTAGATATGGACCAGATTCATCTTGTTCCATATCCGAAGGGAATTGTGGCATCAAACTGCATTGAAgaacaagaaaattgaaataaatCAAATGCAGCATTACCTAAAAATAACCTGTTCAGAGTCGATTACCTATGGCATGCTGCTGAGCTTAGAAGCATTATGTGTAAATGTGCAATAGAAAGATCTACCCAATAAAATTTGTGAGATCGTATACTAAACcacaaagacaatatcaatttttgaaagatatggTTTGGTATATAAAGAACGAATAAGAAAATGCACCAAACAGTAGGGGAAGAATAAATAGAGatcaagaaccaaaaaaaaaagaagtcgcCAATAAGATTGGACAATACCACTGTCTAGCACCCACAGGAGGACTTGGTTCAAGCTTAATCTTCTTCCCTGCAATATCACTGCGGTTCAATGCACAAAGAGCAGCCTCTGCAGCCCTAACATCATAGAATTCTATAAACCTGTGATGACCTCTTTGTGGAGCCTCACGGATCTGCATATTGGAAACAAGGATTGGCATCTCACTGGCATTGTAGTTGAACATTTTTTAAATATGACAGAACTAGGGTTAGAATCTCACCTCCTTAATTTCTCCGTAGACACCAAAAATCTGATGGAGTTCCTCATTTGAAACAGAAGAATCAAGGTTAAAAACCACGAGAATACCGTGATTAATATACTTCTCTGAAGGATTTTCCTGACAAAAGATAATATATGAAGGTGAGAATTTCACGATACAGAACTTGTGCAACAATGGATATGCGGCTAAGACCTACCAATTCAGGTGTGCAGGGTTATCATGATTATCGTGGCATGAATAATGAGAGGTTTGGTGACAAAGAAGACATGCCAATTTTATAATACAAGGATAAGCAGAACAGAATGGTACCTTTGGGATTGAGAAATGTATGTCAAGATTCCTCCGTCTCAATGGTTTGTTCTGAAGTGCTCTCATAGCATTTTGGGATGCTCTTATATCATAATATGCTATCATGACAAAGCCCCTGTGCTTGCATGCTGTATAAAGAGTGTGTATATCCCCAAATTGCTGTATGTGAAATGATAACAAGGGTCACCAATAGGCAAGCAAAATGATCAACGAAATGTAATGAACGACAtcaacaaatgaaaagaaagagaagagaacacATACCTCAAAAAGGGCCTGTAACTCAGAATCTTCCACATTGCTATTTATGTTTCTCACAAACAGTGTTCGTGACGGATGTTCCCTGTAATGTTGGTCCACACCAACCGAACTGAAAGATCCTCCAGAAAATTCAGAATCTCTCTGTCCTGAAGGGAAGCCATCTTCTCCTAAGTCCATCCCTCCAACACTGCTAAAAAAGTCTAAATCTTCAATTTCTTCTCCAGGATTGGATTGGCCCACATAATCAAGCCCATCAGTCACCCCATTGAGCAGGTCATCATCATTAGGGAGGAGATTCCCAATAGTTTGAGCCTCAATTTCCTCAAGGGTTTCAAAAGGTTCCTGATCCTCATAATGGGAGGCAGCAGCACCAACAGAATGGCCATACAGAGCATTATTTGATGTTAATCTCACTGCACCATGGAAACCTTAACATGAACAGACTGTACTTCAAAAATCGCAATTGCACCTAGTTTAAAACAAGGAGCTATGAATTGATTCCATACATCTATCCAATCAGCAGTAGGAAAACATATAACAGTTCAACTATGTTAGCTAGCACCAGCCTGAATAAGTTTCTAATTTAAATCGGCGGCAATAGCTGTGGAACTTCTCTTGTTTTGGGGAGGCTTACATTTTCTGCCAAATAATTCTGACAATGAGCTTGAGAAGAGACCATTCTCGTATTGAGGGCCCATGACATGAATTTCATCACCTTCCATAAAATAAGACGCTGGCTTTGCACTCAAATTTGATCTCATTCCTGGAATATGGTCAACAGGTATCCGAAAGGATTGACTGGCTGCTCTCTCTGCTCCCACTGCATGCTTCTTTAAGCTATAGTTAACTTTTTGGTCTTTGGTAAGGGTAGGATCAGGAAGATCGCAAGATTGCATCCTCTGATGAGATTCGGGTGACATCCGTTTCTCAAGGGGTGATGAAGCAGCAGAATTTCCACCTGCTGTTCCCAATATTCCGTCCACTTTTACACCTGAATAAACGTAGCATCCACAAGGCATAACATCAGTTCAAGAATAGTTCAAGCTACTGCACGGACCCAACATTTAATGCGTTGGTTGTGCAGAAACACAGAAAAGAGAAACTAATACTAGTAGGACTCTTTTTGTAGTCCTTTCAAGTTCCAAAAACAGGAATATAATGAGAGTCCATTCAGCATACATTGCACTTCTCTTGGCAGTAAAAATTTTGAACAATGAAACGAAAGAATTCATAGCGCAAACTCTTCCACATCAtacagaaaagagagaaagaacacAAGGAAAGAGCAAACTCTTCCAAAAGTCCATGAAATGAATGCCAACATGAAGCATCCTGAAAGAAAGGCAGTATGAGAATCTGTATTCCCAAGGGCAAATCAGTAACAATGTCACTTATCTGATAATCCAAATACTGTGGATCAGCTTATTAAGGGAAGCTGCCCGTAATTAAATAATGGAGGCAATGTGGCATGTGATCAAATAGGCGGGAATTGGCCTAGAAGCCAACTATTATCACAAAACCATACTTCGAATTTTAACCTGTCTAATGCCTGGCAGGTCGAAGGTGGCTCCAAACGTTACTCCATATCCCCATCTTCTTCAGGGCTCATGTGTCGGGGACTACTTCttttgggaggagtgtagagtCCAAAGGTACACTGCTGAAAAGAGAGGAAAACCCTCGTTCCCTCATCATTCTTTACAAGATTCCAGAGCTTATGATAACGAGCGAGGCGGATGTGGAAGAGACCAAACATAGAAATATGATGCAAGCTTTGCAGTCCACCTTTTTTTAGAGTGGATGAAGTGGAGAAAGAAGACTCATATTCCCCAAAGAAAAGATGGGTTTCGCTGTTATCTAACATTTCTCATCGAAC encodes:
- the LOC131310157 gene encoding protein MEI2-like 4 isoform X4 gives rise to the protein MPSERMDGEGLSLPSFFPEEVFYPNERQVGFWKTETMPDHYIDIGVKVDGILGTAGGNSAASSPLEKRMSPESHQRMQSCDLPDPTLTKDQKVNYSLKKHAVGAERAASQSFRIPVDHIPGMRSNLSAKPASYFMEGDEIHVMGPQYENGLFSSSLSELFGRKCFHGAVRLTSNNALYGHSVGAAASHYEDQEPFETLEEIEAQTIGNLLPNDDDLLNGVTDGLDYVGQSNPGEEIEDLDFFSSVGGMDLGEDGFPSGQRDSEFSGGSFSSVGVDQHYREHPSRTLFVRNINSNVEDSELQALFEQFGDIHTLYTACKHRGFVMIAYYDIRASQNAMRALQNKPLRRRNLDIHFSIPKENPSEKYINHGILVVFNLDSSVSNEELHQIFGVYGEIKEIREAPQRGHHRFIEFYDVRAAEAALCALNRSDIAGKKIKLEPSPPVGARQCLMPQFPSDMEQDESGPYLHHCSSPSNSTTGFHGITASCMDNRTVPGVHPAIRAPISGPFMENAFHHGLSSSVPNSLSSLVRVESLGNQSSFPESGHSQRQLKVGFQGTPDFHPHSFLEYHDGLTNGAQCNSPVMDANVSARPCNRNENRRFCKPNVNAHSLELNDAVFGFSGNGSCPSPGHHYMWNNSPQPQGMMWPNSPTFVNGVCTGHPPPGLHGQLSRAPSQMLNTILPMNNHHVGSAPSANPSLWDRRHSYAGESPNASGFHPGSLGNMRISGNSPHHLEFVSQNIFPHVGGNCMDLPIPSQNVGLQSHHQRCMMFPGRGQMIPMMSSFDSPNERARSRRSEASSNQGDNKKQFELDVDRIMRGEDNRTTLMIKNIPNKYTSKMLLAAIDECHRGTYDFIYLPIDFKNKCNVGYAFINMTDPSMIIPFYQAFNGKKWEKFNSEKVATLAYARIQGKAALIAHFQNSSLMNEDKRCRPILFNTDGPNAGDQVPFPMGVNIRSRPSKTRAITSEENHQESALNLPNGEEFVNGDSSSD
- the LOC131310157 gene encoding protein MEI2-like 4 isoform X7; the encoded protein is MPSERMDGEGLSLPSFFPEEVFYPNERQVGFWKTETMPDHYIDIGVKVDGILGTAGGNSAASSPLEKRMSPESHQRMQSCDLPDPTLTKDQKVNYSLKKHAVGAERAASQSFRIPVDHIPGMRSNLSAKPASYFMEGDEIHVMGPQYENGLFSSSLSELFGRKLRLTSNNALYGHSVGAAASHYEDQEPFETLEEIEAQTIGNLLPNDDDLLNGVTDGLDYVGQSNPGEEIEDLDFFSSVGGMDLGEDGFPSGQRDSEFSGGSFSSVGVDQHYREHPSRTLFVRNINSNVEDSELQALFEQFGDIHTLYTACKHRGFVMIAYYDIRASQNAMRALQNKPLRRRNLDIHFSIPKENPSEKYINHGILVVFNLDSSVSNEELHQIFGVYGEIKEIREAPQRGHHRFIEFYDVRAAEAALCALNRSDIAGKKIKLEPSPPVGARQCLMPQFPSDMEQDESGPYLHHCSSPSNSTTGFHGITASCMDNRTVPGVHPAIRAPISGPFMENAFHHGLSSSVPNSLSSLVRVESLGNQSSFPESGHSQRQLKVGFQGTPDFHPHSFLEYHDGLTNGAQCNSPVMDANVSARPCNRNENRRFCKPNVNAHSLELNDAVFGFSGNGSCPSPGHHYMWNNSPQPQGMMWPNSPTFVNGVCTGHPPPGLHGQLSRAPSQMLNTILPMNNHHVGSAPSANPSLWDRRHSYAGESPNASGFHPGSLGNMRISGNSPHHLEFVSQNIFPHVGGNCMDLPIPSQNVGLQSHHQRCMMFPGRGQMIPMMSSFDSPNERARSRRSEASSNQGDNKKQFELDVDRIMRGEDNRTTLMIKNIPNKYTSKMLLAAIDECHRGTYDFIYLPIDFKNKCNVGYAFINMTDPSMIIPFYQAFNGKKWEKFNSEKVATLAYARIQGKAALIAHFQNSSLMNEDKRCRPILFNTDGPNAGDQVPFPMGVNIRSRPSKTRAITSEENHQESALNLPNGEEFVNGDSSSD